From the genome of Eucalyptus grandis isolate ANBG69807.140 chromosome 2, ASM1654582v1, whole genome shotgun sequence, one region includes:
- the LOC120286050 gene encoding chaperone protein dnaJ 1, mitochondrial-like has protein sequence MSLSSNLLIHDIWLKKHLVSYQNFQDKMDRFASDVEVELIFSFLKAVEGCTKMFPLSNVFLVILVDGWAYSPAVKVRVCPTCSGIGRVKISPFTPMTCTTCKGSKSVVKV, from the exons ATGTCATTATCTTCCAATCTTCTGATCCATGATATTTGGCTAAAGAAACATTTGGTGTCATATCAGAATTTTCAGGACAAGATGGATCGATTTGCATCTGATGTTGAG GTGGAACTGATATTTTCTTTCCTCAAAGCTGTGGAAGGGTGCACAAAGATGTTTCCTTTGTCAAATGTCTTCCTTGTGATACTTGTTG ATGGGTGGGCTTATTCACCTGCTGTCAAGGTGAGAGTATGTCCAACTTGCAGTGGCATTGGGAGG GTAAAAATTTCCCCATTTACTCCAATGACATGCACTACCTGTAAAGGCTCGAAGTCAGTTGTCAAGGTTTAA